One genomic window of Aquisalimonas sp. 2447 includes the following:
- the smc gene encoding chromosome segregation protein SMC — MRLKKIKLAGFKSFVDPTTVHLPGNLVGVVGPNGCGKSNVIDAVRWVMGESSAKHLRGESMADVIFNGSSSRKPVSQASIELVFDNADGTLGGQYASYSEISVKRQVNREGQSQYLLNGTRCRKRDITDVFLGTGLGPRSYSIIEQGMISRIIEARPEDLRVYLEEAAGISLYKERRRETERRIRDTRENLERLDDVRDEVATQLDKLSRQARTAERYKEYKQEERQLRAELLALRLRELVAEMRTGERALEEKRNTLEAEVSRQRAAERELVSEREQQGELGEEVNTAQGRYYALGSDIARIEQQVNHERDRRRQQDEDLAANSQALEDLHRTLSDDQEKLTAARGRLEELAPEIEEIQALEESASDQVIEAQQAMDAWQQEWDTFNELAAAAVQQAQVERTRIEGLEQRQKELAGRRERLAAERDQLDPDSAAERLEELGEEAAELAERQETLAESLEETEQGVRELAEQEQDLDERIHDLRGEIQQSEARLTSLETLQQDALGAADQGPVAEWLARHGLDGGSRLAQALTVQSGWEAAVETVLAERLQAICVPAQDMPDADSLGAPEQGAVTLLTPGHETGSRASPGRDGLRPLLDQVQASWPLEDLLHGVFCAADSVEAEQLRSRLAAGETLVTPDGLLCGRTWTQVTGGDQSGDGVIERERAMDELRQGLEQARQQLEDLLVRRRELEERRQDREESRNQLADERDDLNQRLTELRAQEENQRQRLDELRERRERLQQEIGALEQQAQEADESVRAARGRLQEALDRSEADEEQRARLQEQKEAHQQAVNAAREVMRERRERRHELSLKQESASAAKQSLEEQLRRLTEQQQRLQARQEELQEARDSRGDPVPELEAERERLLEQRLEAEQALKDARERMASVEERLRGHEEQRQKAEQQVEVLRQELEQMQLRDQELRVRRQTQAEQLVELGFDLDTLQANLPEEAREADWQQRLDQVEQRINRLGPINLAAIDEHEQLSERKGYLDQQHADLTEAMETLESAIRKIDRETRQRFKETFDKVNAGIQHMYPRLFGGGEAYLEMTSDDLLETGITIMARPPGKRVSTIHLLSGGEKALTAVSLIFAIFELNPAPFCMLDEVDAPLDEANVGRFCTLVQEMSSRVQFILITHNKATMEIASHLMGVTMHEAGVSRLVAVDVDEAAEMAVAV, encoded by the coding sequence ATGCGCCTGAAGAAGATCAAACTTGCGGGTTTCAAATCCTTCGTCGATCCGACGACGGTGCATCTGCCGGGCAATCTGGTGGGTGTTGTCGGCCCCAACGGCTGTGGCAAGTCCAATGTCATCGATGCCGTGCGCTGGGTCATGGGCGAGAGCTCCGCCAAGCACCTGCGTGGCGAGTCCATGGCGGATGTCATCTTCAACGGCTCCAGCAGCCGCAAGCCGGTGAGCCAGGCCTCCATCGAACTGGTGTTCGATAACGCTGATGGAACCCTGGGCGGGCAGTATGCGAGCTACAGCGAAATCTCCGTGAAGCGCCAGGTCAACCGCGAGGGGCAGTCGCAGTATCTGCTCAACGGCACCCGGTGCCGCAAGCGCGACATTACTGATGTATTCCTCGGTACCGGCCTTGGCCCGCGCAGCTACTCCATCATCGAGCAGGGCATGATCTCGCGCATCATCGAGGCGCGCCCCGAGGATCTGCGCGTCTACCTGGAAGAGGCCGCCGGCATTTCCCTGTACAAGGAGCGGCGCCGGGAGACCGAGCGGCGTATCCGCGATACCCGCGAGAACCTGGAGCGCCTGGACGATGTGCGCGACGAGGTGGCGACCCAGCTGGACAAGCTCAGCCGCCAGGCCCGTACTGCCGAGCGCTACAAGGAGTACAAACAGGAAGAGCGGCAGCTGCGCGCCGAGCTACTGGCGCTGCGGTTGCGGGAGCTGGTGGCGGAGATGCGTACCGGCGAGCGGGCGCTGGAGGAAAAGCGCAACACCCTGGAGGCCGAGGTGAGCCGCCAGCGTGCCGCCGAACGGGAACTGGTGAGCGAGCGCGAACAGCAGGGCGAGCTGGGTGAGGAAGTCAACACCGCCCAAGGTCGCTACTATGCCCTCGGCAGCGACATTGCCCGTATCGAGCAACAGGTCAATCACGAGCGCGACCGCAGGCGCCAGCAGGACGAGGATCTGGCGGCCAACAGCCAGGCGCTGGAGGATTTGCACAGGACCCTGAGTGATGATCAGGAGAAGCTCACCGCCGCTCGCGGCCGGCTGGAGGAGCTGGCGCCGGAAATCGAGGAAATCCAGGCCCTGGAAGAGAGCGCCTCGGATCAGGTCATCGAGGCGCAGCAGGCCATGGACGCCTGGCAGCAGGAGTGGGATACCTTCAATGAGCTTGCCGCCGCGGCGGTGCAACAGGCGCAGGTGGAACGGACCCGCATCGAGGGCCTCGAGCAGCGCCAGAAGGAGCTGGCCGGCCGGCGTGAACGCCTTGCCGCGGAGCGCGATCAGCTGGATCCGGATTCCGCCGCCGAACGTCTGGAGGAACTGGGCGAGGAGGCGGCCGAGCTCGCAGAGCGCCAGGAGACCCTGGCGGAGTCCCTGGAGGAAACCGAGCAGGGTGTGCGCGAGCTGGCGGAGCAGGAGCAGGACCTGGACGAGCGGATCCACGACCTGCGTGGCGAGATCCAGCAGAGCGAGGCGCGCCTGACCTCGCTGGAGACGCTGCAGCAGGACGCCCTGGGCGCCGCGGATCAGGGGCCGGTGGCGGAATGGCTGGCCCGCCACGGCCTTGACGGTGGCAGTCGCCTGGCCCAGGCGCTTACCGTGCAGTCCGGCTGGGAGGCAGCGGTGGAGACGGTGCTGGCGGAGCGGCTGCAGGCGATCTGTGTGCCGGCGCAGGACATGCCCGATGCCGACAGCCTGGGCGCACCGGAGCAGGGCGCTGTGACCCTCCTGACGCCGGGGCATGAAACGGGCAGCCGAGCCTCCCCGGGCCGTGACGGCCTGCGTCCTCTGCTGGATCAGGTGCAGGCGTCGTGGCCCCTGGAGGACCTGCTGCACGGCGTATTCTGCGCGGCGGACTCCGTCGAGGCGGAGCAGCTGCGGTCCCGGCTTGCTGCCGGCGAGACGCTGGTGACACCGGACGGCCTTCTCTGTGGCCGGACCTGGACGCAGGTGACCGGCGGCGACCAGAGCGGCGACGGCGTCATCGAGCGGGAGCGCGCCATGGACGAATTGCGCCAGGGGCTGGAGCAGGCGCGCCAGCAGCTCGAGGACCTGCTGGTGCGGCGACGGGAGCTGGAGGAGCGCCGCCAGGACCGCGAGGAGAGCCGCAACCAGCTTGCCGATGAGCGGGATGATCTGAACCAGCGGCTCACCGAGCTGCGCGCCCAGGAGGAGAACCAGCGGCAACGCCTGGACGAGCTGCGGGAACGTCGGGAGCGATTGCAGCAGGAGATCGGCGCCCTCGAGCAGCAGGCGCAGGAAGCCGATGAATCAGTGCGCGCCGCCCGCGGCCGGCTGCAGGAGGCGCTGGATCGCAGCGAAGCCGACGAGGAGCAGCGCGCACGGTTGCAGGAACAGAAGGAGGCACACCAGCAGGCGGTCAACGCGGCCCGGGAGGTCATGCGTGAACGCCGCGAACGACGGCACGAACTGTCCCTGAAACAGGAGAGTGCCAGCGCCGCGAAGCAGTCCCTGGAAGAACAGCTGCGGCGGCTGACGGAGCAGCAGCAGCGCCTGCAGGCTCGGCAGGAGGAGTTGCAGGAAGCGCGGGACAGCCGGGGCGATCCCGTCCCCGAGCTGGAGGCCGAGCGGGAGCGCCTGCTGGAGCAGCGTCTGGAAGCGGAACAGGCGCTCAAGGACGCCCGCGAGCGCATGGCCTCGGTGGAAGAGCGGCTACGCGGGCACGAGGAGCAGCGGCAGAAAGCGGAACAACAGGTGGAGGTGCTGCGCCAGGAGCTGGAACAGATGCAACTGCGCGACCAGGAGTTGCGGGTGCGCCGTCAGACTCAGGCAGAGCAGTTGGTGGAACTGGGCTTCGACCTGGATACCCTGCAGGCCAATCTGCCCGAGGAGGCCCGGGAGGCGGACTGGCAGCAGCGGCTGGATCAGGTGGAGCAACGCATCAACCGGCTCGGGCCCATCAACCTGGCCGCCATTGACGAGCACGAGCAGCTCTCCGAGCGCAAAGGGTATCTGGATCAGCAGCACGCCGATCTCACCGAGGCCATGGAGACCCTGGAGTCGGCCATTCGCAAGATTGACCGGGAGACCCGGCAGCGTTTCAAGGAGACCTTCGACAAGGTCAACGCCGGCATCCAGCACATGTATCCGCGGCTGTTCGGCGGCGGTGAGGCGTACCTGGAGATGACCAGCGACGATCTGCTGGAGACAGGCATCACCATCATGGCGCGGCCGCCGGGCAAGAGGGTGAGTACTATCCACCTGCTCTCCGGCGGTGAGAAGGCGCTGACGGCGGTATCGCTGATCTTTGCGATTTTCGAACTCAACCCGGCGCCGTTCTGCATGCTGGACGAGGTGGATGCACCCCTGGACGAGGCCAATGTCGGCCGCTTCTGCACGCTGGTGCAGGAGATGTCGTCACGGGTGCAGTTCATTCTCATCACTCACAACAAGGCCACCATGGAAATCGCCAGCCACCTGATGGGTGTAACCATGCACGAGGCCGGCGTTTCGCGACTGGTGGCCGTGGATGTGGATGAAGCCGCAGAAATGGCGGTGGCCGTGTGA
- the acs gene encoding acetate--CoA ligase, which translates to MSDTKVYPVPADIAKGAHIDADTYRSMYKRSLDDPDNFWAEQAERLAWFKRWDAVNNSDLNKGEIRWFDGGRINAAYNCVDRHLKTRGDQTAIIWEPDDPKDPAQKITYKDLHERVSRFANALKERGVKRGDRVCIYLPMVPEAAVAMLACARIGAIHSVVFGGFSPQALRDRIQDSDCQVVVTADESVRGGRSFPLKANADEALKECPSVSTVVVVQRTGNKVDWDDSRDVWFHDVVKNASADCPAEEMESEDPLFILYTSGSTGKPKGVLHTTAGYLLGASMTHQYVFDYQEGEVYWCTADVGWVTGHSYIVYGPLANGAITLMFEGVPTYPDAGRLWEIVDKHQVNIFYTAPTGIRALMAKGEEPVKKSSRKSLRILGTVGEPINPEAWNWYYDVVGDGRCPIVDTWWQTETGAIMITPLPGATDLKPGSATLPFFGVEPELVDNEGHLLEGATDGNLCIARSWPSMMRTIYGDHKRFMETYLSAYKGKYFTGDGARRDEDGYYWITGRVDDVLNVSGHRMGTAEVESAMVLHPKVAEAAVVGFPHDVKGQGIYAYVTLVEGASPSDDLQKELIELVRKEIGAIAKPDFIQWAPGLPKTRSGKIMRRILRKVASNELDSLGDTSTLADPSVVDELIDNRANK; encoded by the coding sequence ATGTCCGACACCAAGGTCTATCCCGTACCCGCAGACATTGCCAAGGGCGCACATATCGATGCGGATACCTACCGGAGCATGTACAAGCGCTCCCTGGACGACCCGGACAACTTCTGGGCCGAGCAGGCCGAGCGCCTGGCCTGGTTCAAGCGCTGGGATGCAGTCAACAACTCCGACCTCAACAAGGGGGAGATCCGCTGGTTCGACGGCGGGCGCATCAATGCGGCCTACAACTGCGTGGACCGGCATCTGAAGACCCGCGGCGACCAGACCGCCATCATCTGGGAGCCGGACGATCCCAAGGATCCGGCCCAGAAGATTACGTACAAGGACCTGCACGAGCGCGTGTCGCGCTTCGCCAACGCCCTCAAGGAACGGGGCGTCAAACGCGGTGACCGGGTCTGCATCTACCTGCCCATGGTGCCCGAAGCGGCCGTTGCCATGCTTGCCTGCGCGCGCATCGGCGCCATTCATTCGGTGGTCTTCGGCGGCTTCTCGCCCCAGGCCCTGCGCGATCGCATCCAGGACTCCGACTGCCAGGTAGTGGTCACCGCCGACGAGAGCGTGCGCGGCGGCCGCAGCTTCCCGCTCAAGGCCAACGCCGACGAGGCGCTGAAGGAGTGCCCCAGCGTCAGCACCGTGGTGGTGGTCCAGCGCACCGGCAACAAGGTGGACTGGGATGACAGCCGTGACGTCTGGTTCCACGATGTGGTGAAGAATGCGTCGGCGGACTGCCCGGCGGAGGAGATGGAGTCCGAGGATCCGCTGTTCATCCTCTACACCTCCGGCTCCACCGGCAAGCCCAAGGGCGTGCTGCACACCACCGCCGGCTACCTGCTGGGCGCCAGCATGACCCACCAGTACGTGTTCGACTACCAGGAGGGCGAGGTGTACTGGTGCACCGCCGACGTGGGCTGGGTCACCGGCCACAGCTACATCGTCTACGGTCCGCTGGCCAACGGCGCCATCACCTTGATGTTCGAGGGTGTGCCCACCTACCCGGACGCCGGACGCCTCTGGGAGATCGTCGACAAGCACCAGGTGAACATCTTCTATACCGCGCCCACCGGCATCCGCGCACTCATGGCCAAGGGCGAGGAGCCGGTGAAGAAGTCCAGCCGCAAATCTCTGCGCATCCTCGGCACCGTGGGCGAGCCCATCAACCCCGAGGCGTGGAACTGGTACTACGACGTGGTCGGGGACGGCCGCTGCCCCATCGTCGACACCTGGTGGCAGACCGAGACCGGCGCCATCATGATCACGCCGCTACCGGGCGCCACCGACCTCAAGCCCGGCTCGGCCACCCTGCCGTTCTTCGGCGTGGAACCGGAGCTGGTGGACAACGAGGGCCATCTGCTCGAGGGGGCCACCGATGGCAACCTCTGCATCGCCCGCTCCTGGCCCTCGATGATGCGCACCATCTACGGCGACCACAAGCGTTTCATGGAGACGTACCTGTCCGCCTACAAGGGCAAGTACTTCACCGGTGACGGCGCCCGCCGCGACGAAGACGGCTACTACTGGATCACCGGCCGCGTCGATGACGTCCTCAACGTCTCCGGCCACCGCATGGGCACCGCCGAGGTGGAAAGCGCCATGGTACTCCACCCGAAGGTGGCCGAAGCGGCAGTGGTGGGCTTCCCCCACGACGTCAAGGGCCAGGGCATCTACGCTTATGTGACGCTTGTGGAGGGCGCGTCGCCGTCCGACGATCTGCAGAAGGAGCTCATCGAGCTTGTCCGCAAGGAGATCGGCGCCATTGCCAAACCGGACTTCATACAGTGGGCCCCGGGCCTGCCGAAGACCCGGTCCGGCAAGATCATGCGTCGCATCCTGCGCAAGGTGGCGTCCAACGAGCTGGACAGCCTGGGTGACACCAGCACCCTGGCGGACCCGAGCGTGGTGGACGAGCTGATCGACAACCGCGCCAACAAGTAA
- a CDS encoding sigma-54 dependent transcriptional regulator: MAYILILEDEKVIRQSLRRLLEKRNHAVSEADSVEGAAREHDLTDFDLIIADLRLPGAAGTEILDKAPGVPTIIMTSYASVRSAVEAMKRGALDYIAKPFDNDELILTVERALKERRLQRQNAALKADLDRDYPVSGIIGNCKAMRDVFDRITRVAATNTTVLVLGESGTGKELVARAVHEQSPRQDGPMITVNCAAIPDTLIEAELFGHEKGAFTGAVGAREGLVESADGGTLFLDEIGELPLAAQARLLRVLQEGEIRRVGSSQSRHVDVRLIAATHRDLGRMVNEGGFREDLYFRINVMEIRLPPLRERTDDLPALARHLLERTYKRLKSPPMRFSHEAVECIQRYSWPGNVRELENAIERAVILSDSTAITPDLLGIRPDADPGPNLETPGLSLEDYFRQFVLANQEQCTETELARRLGISRKALWEKRQRLGIPRKARAAEA; this comes from the coding sequence ATGGCATACATACTCATCCTGGAAGATGAAAAGGTCATCCGGCAGAGCCTGCGGCGGCTGCTGGAAAAGCGAAACCATGCCGTGTCCGAGGCGGACTCCGTGGAAGGGGCGGCCCGGGAGCACGACCTGACGGACTTCGATCTCATCATCGCCGACCTGCGACTCCCCGGCGCCGCAGGCACCGAGATCCTGGACAAGGCACCGGGGGTGCCCACCATCATCATGACCAGCTATGCCAGCGTGCGTTCTGCCGTGGAGGCCATGAAACGCGGCGCCCTGGACTACATTGCCAAGCCCTTCGACAACGACGAACTCATCCTCACCGTTGAGCGCGCACTCAAGGAGCGGCGTCTGCAGCGCCAGAACGCCGCCCTCAAGGCCGACCTGGATCGCGACTACCCGGTCTCCGGCATCATCGGCAACTGCAAGGCCATGCGTGACGTCTTCGATCGCATCACCCGTGTTGCGGCCACCAACACCACCGTGCTGGTGCTGGGCGAATCCGGTACCGGCAAGGAACTGGTGGCACGGGCCGTCCACGAGCAGAGCCCGCGCCAGGACGGCCCCATGATCACGGTGAACTGCGCCGCCATCCCGGACACCCTGATCGAGGCGGAACTGTTCGGCCACGAGAAGGGCGCCTTCACCGGCGCCGTGGGAGCCCGCGAGGGGCTGGTGGAATCCGCCGACGGCGGCACCCTGTTCCTGGACGAGATCGGCGAGCTACCACTGGCCGCCCAGGCGCGGTTACTGCGGGTGCTGCAGGAAGGCGAAATCCGCCGCGTGGGGTCGTCACAGTCCCGGCATGTGGACGTCCGCCTGATTGCCGCGACGCACCGGGATCTGGGCCGCATGGTCAACGAGGGCGGCTTCAGGGAGGATCTGTACTTCCGCATCAACGTCATGGAGATCCGCCTGCCGCCGCTGCGGGAGCGCACGGACGATCTCCCGGCCCTGGCCCGGCATCTGCTGGAGCGCACCTACAAGCGGCTGAAGAGCCCGCCCATGCGCTTCAGTCACGAAGCGGTGGAGTGCATCCAGCGCTACAGCTGGCCGGGCAATGTGCGTGAACTGGAGAACGCCATAGAGCGCGCCGTCATCCTCAGCGACAGTACCGCCATTACGCCGGACCTGCTGGGCATCCGGCCGGATGCCGATCCGGGGCCGAATCTGGAGACGCCGGGATTGTCTCTGGAGGACTATTTCCGTCAGTTCGTGCTGGCCAACCAGGAGCAATGCACGGAAACCGAACTGGCACGCCGGCTGGGAATCAGCCGCAAGGCCCTGTGGGAGAAACGCCAGCGCCTTGGCATCCCGCGCAAGGCCCGGGCTGCGGAGGCATGA
- a CDS encoding sensor histidine kinase has protein sequence MTLDLGFLSAVAVGYLLLLFLIAYITDRQWLPVWLTRNPLVYVLSLGVYATTWSYYGSVGFAQDQGINYLTIYLGVTLAFVLTPVLLMPILRLTRTYQLTSVADLFAFRFNSQRVGVAVTVLMLAGVLPYIALQIRAVAESTQVLTRESSPEVLAFWFVVLVTMFTMIFGARHVSPREHHDGLVAAIAFESLMKLAALLLVAGVAVAMAFGGLGGMQEWLAANPERVDAFYEPARQGPWAGLLILAFAAAFLLPRQFHMLFAENQSPGHLNVASWAFPLFLLVLTLVIPPILWAGQVLQPGTSADYYILGISMASGSPALALLAYLGGISAASAMIVVSTLAISAMTLNHLVLPMAGPQPHRDLYGALRWARRSVMVAVIAAGYGCYLLLEPTTGLVGWGLISFLAMAQLLPGIIGLLFWPRATSHGFLAGLIGGSSVWLFTVMLPPVTGDSTMAWLGLASPGDSALAHQSATFWSLSLNALLFVVVSLLTRPDEREREAAAACRDLNPSLPVGDLQARSPKQFVKRLATVMGKTAARKEVEKAVRELGLNWEESRPNHLHGLRAQIERNISGMMGPVLARMIVDERLQMDTESRTALAQNVRLIEDRLETSRTRLRGLAAELDRLRRYHRQVIEDLPLGVCAVAQGGRLVRWNPAIAELTGIPMADVIGRRMDELPGPWGALLGEFLASDADHWHRQEINTDGLPRRYSLHKATVEDPGLTSRSDDTVVLVEDLTDISVLEQELAHSERLASIGRLAAGVAHEIGNPVTGISCLAQELRDEETDPERSHAIAEEVLNQAQRIDNIVQSLVRYAHGGAGSQRPPETIHLRATVDEAMRLTTLSRRARFVRFDNELDEHLAITGDPQQLVQVFVNLFSNAADACADHAEEAAIGITGERSAGGWITVRVADNGSGIPDEVLHQVLEPFVTTKRPGHGTGLGLPLVYNIVREHGGEVTIASDSTGTCVTLRLRATETDADDGTALREHAG, from the coding sequence ATGACGCTTGATCTCGGATTTCTGTCCGCAGTTGCTGTCGGCTACCTGCTGCTGCTGTTCCTGATCGCCTACATCACGGACCGGCAGTGGCTCCCGGTATGGCTGACCCGCAATCCGCTGGTCTATGTGCTGTCCTTGGGCGTCTACGCCACCACCTGGAGCTATTACGGCAGCGTTGGCTTCGCTCAGGATCAGGGAATCAACTACCTGACGATCTATCTGGGCGTCACCCTGGCGTTCGTGCTGACGCCGGTGCTGCTGATGCCCATCCTGCGGCTCACCCGCACCTACCAGCTCACCTCGGTGGCGGACCTGTTCGCCTTCCGCTTCAACAGCCAGCGGGTGGGCGTGGCGGTGACAGTGCTCATGCTGGCCGGGGTACTGCCCTACATTGCGCTGCAGATCCGCGCCGTGGCGGAATCCACCCAGGTTCTCACCCGGGAGTCCTCTCCGGAGGTGCTGGCGTTCTGGTTCGTGGTCCTGGTGACGATGTTCACCATGATCTTCGGCGCCCGCCATGTCTCGCCCAGGGAACACCACGACGGCCTGGTGGCAGCCATCGCCTTCGAATCCCTGATGAAACTTGCCGCCCTGTTGCTGGTAGCCGGGGTGGCAGTTGCCATGGCCTTTGGCGGCCTGGGCGGCATGCAGGAGTGGCTCGCAGCCAATCCCGAACGGGTGGACGCGTTCTACGAGCCTGCCCGCCAGGGGCCCTGGGCGGGCCTGCTGATCCTGGCCTTCGCCGCCGCGTTCCTGCTGCCGCGGCAGTTCCACATGCTGTTCGCCGAGAACCAGAGCCCCGGCCACCTGAACGTGGCCAGCTGGGCGTTCCCGCTCTTTCTGCTGGTGCTGACACTGGTCATTCCGCCCATTCTGTGGGCGGGCCAGGTCCTGCAGCCGGGCACGTCGGCGGACTACTACATCCTCGGCATCTCCATGGCCAGCGGCAGCCCCGCCCTGGCACTGCTGGCCTACCTGGGGGGCATCTCCGCGGCCAGTGCCATGATCGTGGTCAGCACCCTGGCCATCTCGGCGATGACGCTGAACCACCTGGTCCTGCCCATGGCCGGACCACAGCCGCATCGCGACCTCTACGGCGCGCTCCGCTGGGCGCGGCGCAGCGTCATGGTCGCGGTGATCGCCGCCGGTTACGGGTGCTATCTCCTGCTCGAACCCACCACCGGCCTGGTGGGTTGGGGGCTGATCTCCTTCCTGGCCATGGCGCAGCTGCTACCGGGTATCATCGGTCTGTTGTTCTGGCCTCGCGCCACAAGCCACGGTTTCCTCGCTGGCCTCATCGGCGGCTCGTCCGTATGGCTGTTTACCGTCATGCTGCCGCCGGTCACCGGCGACAGCACCATGGCCTGGCTGGGGCTCGCTTCCCCCGGGGACAGCGCGTTGGCGCATCAGTCCGCCACCTTCTGGTCCCTGAGCCTCAACGCGCTGCTGTTCGTGGTGGTTTCGCTGCTGACCCGTCCCGACGAGCGCGAACGCGAGGCGGCAGCCGCCTGCCGGGATCTCAACCCCTCGCTGCCGGTGGGGGATCTCCAGGCCCGCTCACCCAAGCAGTTCGTCAAGCGCCTGGCGACGGTGATGGGCAAGACTGCGGCGCGCAAGGAAGTGGAGAAGGCAGTCCGGGAACTGGGGCTGAACTGGGAGGAATCGCGCCCCAATCACCTGCACGGCCTGCGCGCCCAGATCGAGCGCAACATCTCGGGCATGATGGGGCCGGTGCTGGCGCGCATGATCGTCGACGAACGGCTGCAGATGGATACCGAAAGCCGGACGGCCCTGGCGCAGAACGTGCGCCTGATCGAGGACCGGCTGGAGACATCGCGCACCAGACTTCGGGGACTTGCGGCGGAGCTGGACCGTCTGCGCCGTTACCACCGGCAGGTCATCGAAGACTTGCCCCTGGGGGTCTGTGCCGTGGCGCAGGGCGGCCGACTGGTGCGGTGGAACCCCGCTATAGCCGAGCTCACCGGCATCCCCATGGCGGATGTCATCGGCCGCCGCATGGATGAACTCCCGGGTCCCTGGGGGGCGTTGCTGGGCGAGTTCCTGGCCTCGGACGCCGATCACTGGCATCGCCAGGAGATCAATACCGACGGGTTGCCGCGCCGCTACAGTCTGCACAAGGCCACCGTCGAGGATCCGGGGCTGACCAGTCGCAGCGACGACACCGTGGTGCTGGTGGAAGACCTCACCGACATCTCGGTGCTGGAACAGGAACTCGCCCACAGCGAACGACTGGCTTCCATCGGTCGCCTGGCCGCCGGCGTCGCACACGAAATCGGCAACCCGGTCACCGGTATCTCCTGCCTGGCCCAGGAGCTGCGGGACGAGGAAACGGACCCGGAACGCAGCCACGCCATCGCCGAGGAGGTGCTCAACCAGGCCCAGCGCATCGACAACATCGTCCAGAGCCTGGTCCGCTATGCTCACGGCGGCGCGGGTAGTCAGCGCCCACCGGAGACGATCCATCTCCGGGCCACGGTGGATGAGGCCATGCGCCTGACAACGCTGAGCCGCCGGGCCCGGTTCGTGCGCTTCGACAATGAACTGGACGAGCATCTGGCCATTACTGGCGATCCCCAGCAACTGGTCCAGGTATTCGTGAACCTGTTCAGCAACGCCGCCGATGCCTGCGCCGACCATGCCGAAGAGGCCGCCATTGGCATCACCGGGGAGCGCAGCGCCGGCGGCTGGATCACCGTGCGTGTCGCAGACAACGGCAGCGGCATCCCGGACGAGGTGCTGCATCAGGTTCTGGAACCCTTTGTCACCACCAAGCGACCGGGTCACGGCACGGGCCTGGGCCTGCCGCTGGTCTACAACATCGTCCGCGAACACGGCGGCGAGGTCACCATCGCCAGCGACAGCACGGGAACCTGCGTGACCCTGAGACTGCGTGCGACAGAGACGGATGCCGACGACGGCACCGCGCTCCGCGAACACGCGGGATGA
- the queF gene encoding preQ(1) synthase yields MSTKPSSALETFPNPHPDRDYTIRMEIPEFTCLCPKTGQPDFATIHLEYVPDRDCVELKSLKLYIWSFRDVGAFHEKVTHDMLGDLVAATQPRFMRVTGVFNVRGGIYTSVIAEHRAPGWTPPQPVTLP; encoded by the coding sequence ATGTCCACCAAGCCAAGCAGTGCGCTGGAAACCTTCCCGAACCCGCATCCGGACCGGGACTACACCATCCGCATGGAAATCCCGGAGTTCACCTGCCTCTGCCCCAAGACCGGGCAACCGGATTTCGCCACCATACACCTGGAGTATGTGCCGGACCGGGACTGCGTTGAGCTCAAGTCCCTGAAGCTCTATATCTGGTCGTTCCGGGACGTGGGCGCATTCCATGAAAAAGTCACCCACGACATGCTCGGCGACCTGGTCGCAGCAACCCAGCCCAGGTTCATGCGGGTGACCGGCGTATTCAACGTCCGCGGTGGTATCTATACTTCGGTGATCGCGGAACACCGCGCCCCGGGCTGGACCCCACCACAGCCGGTAACGCTACCCTGA
- the gluQRS gene encoding tRNA glutamyl-Q(34) synthetase GluQRS, translating to MTPGAGPPKPRRYRGRFAPSPTGPLHFGSLVAALGSCLEARRHGGDWLVRIDDIDPAREQPGAADAILRTLERFGFEPDGEIVYQSRRRAAYAEALDGLRARDAVFACGCTRKEVLRLGAPGANGVVYPGTCRNGLPPGREARTWRARADGHIRFDDAFQGPVECDLAGEVGDFLVLRADGWPAYHLAAAVDDVASRITHVVRGHDLLLCTPPQLLLMTHLDAAMPRYGHLPLALNSDGQKLSKQNHAAPLDDTRPVRQIHDALRFLQQNPPDALARGSVGDLWDWAHMHWDPARL from the coding sequence ATGACACCGGGGGCCGGGCCACCGAAACCCCGCCGCTATCGCGGCCGCTTTGCACCCAGCCCCACCGGCCCTCTGCACTTCGGCTCCCTGGTCGCCGCACTGGGCTCCTGCCTGGAAGCCCGGCGGCATGGTGGGGATTGGCTGGTGCGTATTGACGACATTGACCCGGCCCGGGAGCAGCCCGGCGCTGCGGACGCCATCCTCCGGACCCTGGAGCGATTCGGCTTCGAACCCGACGGCGAAATCGTCTACCAGAGCCGGCGCCGCGCGGCCTACGCCGAAGCTCTGGATGGATTGCGGGCGCGGGATGCGGTTTTCGCCTGCGGCTGCACCCGGAAAGAGGTGCTGCGCCTGGGCGCCCCCGGAGCCAACGGTGTGGTCTACCCGGGCACATGCCGCAATGGCCTGCCCCCGGGGCGGGAAGCCCGGACCTGGCGGGCGCGGGCCGACGGGCACATCCGCTTTGACGACGCGTTCCAGGGTCCGGTGGAGTGCGACCTGGCCGGCGAAGTCGGTGATTTCCTCGTCCTCAGGGCCGATGGCTGGCCGGCCTACCATCTGGCCGCCGCCGTGGATGATGTAGCCAGCCGCATTACCCATGTGGTTCGCGGCCATGACCTGCTGCTGTGCACGCCACCGCAACTGCTGCTCATGACTCATCTCGATGCCGCCATGCCCCGGTACGGGCACCTTCCCCTGGCGCTGAACAGCGACGGCCAGAAGCTCAGCAAACAGAACCACGCGGCGCCACTCGACGACACAAGACCGGTGCGGCAGATTCATGACGCGCTGCGCTTCCTGCAGCAGAATCCCCCCGACGCGTTGGCGCGGGGCTCGGTTGGCGACCTCTGGGACTGGGCGCACATGCACTGGGATCCTGCACGCCTGTAA